Within Deltaproteobacteria bacterium, the genomic segment TCGCCGGTAGAAGCGCCGGTACTTCTTCGGCACCTCGTTGAAGCCGGTATCCTCGAGGATGAAGCGCTGTCTGGGCTTTCCGGACTCGTTCTCGGCTTCTCGGAGTACGGTGTCGTTCACGACGTGAACCCCAGTCGCTCGACGGTCTCGAGATAGTTCCGTCCCAGCTCCGGGCGCTCCTCGCGCGGGACGTCGAGCTCCGCCAGCATCTCCTCGAAGGTCTCGAGCACGAGCGGGTCGAGCTCTCTCTTGATCTGCTGCAGCCGCGCGCGAACGTGCGGTGTCGCCGAGAGTCGCCGTCCCAGATCGTTCTCGCCGAAGCCCATGTGGCGTCGCTCGTCCTTGATGATGCCCTCGAGCAGCTCGCGCGTGATCGGGTCCGCGTTGCGCGCGTGGGTCTGGAAGGCGGCGAACTCCATCGCCTCGAGGATCACGTTCTGCGCGAAGATCCCGGCCTCCCAGTCCTTGCCCGCGACCAGCTCGAGCAGCCGGCGCCGGAACGCCTGCAGCGAGCGGGTGGCGCGGCGCTGGATCTCGGCCTCCGGGTCCTTCACGCCCAGCTCGGCGAGCCGATGGATCAACACTTCGAGGTGTCGTGCCTCGTCGACGACCTGCGTGGCCAGGAAGATCTTCGCCTGCCGGTTCGGCGCGAAGCCGATCAGGCCGCTCGCGCCGTCGAGCGCGGCGGTCTCGCCGATGCAGTAGTTGCAGAGCACGGTGATCAGACGCTCGCGCCGGTCGGGAGGGAGCTCCGACTCGGGCGTGCCCGGCCGATGCCCGTATTCGGCATCGGCCAGGTAGCCCTGGATGGAGTGGAACCAGAATTCGAACGAGTGGACCTCGTCGAGAAACTCGTCCGGCGCGAGCGTGTGGACCTCTCGACTCACGGAGCCGCCGGCGTCTGGTACTCGAGTCCGAGCCGGTCGAGTCGGATCTTGAACTCCCTGAGGACCGTGCTGGCCAGGAGCTGCTCCATCTCGGCGGGCGCGAGGTCGGCGAGGTTCGCACCCTGCCACTCCATCTTGCCGGGCGCCGCCCCGGTGAGCTCCCGCTGGCGATCGCCGATGCGCTGCTCCTCCTCGAACGCCTTCGTGTTGCGTCGGAACGCGTCCGCGAAAGTGGCGAGGATGTGGTAGCTCATGTCCTTCTGCATCTTCTCGATCGCCGGCTTCTTGTGCGGCTCCTCCTTGAGCAGCGAGCCGATGCGGTTCTCGCCGAAGCCGACGTGGCGCCGCTCGTCGGCGATGGTGCCCGCGAGCGTGTGCGCGAACTTCGGGTTCATCTCCTTGTTCACCGCGTGCTGCATCTCGAAGACGCTGAACGCGAGACCCTCGAGCACGATGTTCTGACCCACCACGCCCGCGACGAAGTCCTTCTTGTCGACCTTCTCGAGCAGCACGCCCGCGAACGCGACCAGGTGCGGAGAGGCCATCGCCTTGATCACGTCCTCGAGCTCGGTCTTCTTCACGCCCAGGTCGAAGAGCCGCTGCGTGAAGATCTCGACGTGGCGCGCCTCGTCGATCGTCTGCGTGGCGAGGAAGCGCTTGCTGGCCTCGTCCGGCGCGGCGTTGATCAGGCCCGAGGAAGCGGCCAGCGCAGCGCGCTCACCGACGACCAGCTGCACGGTGCCGCGGATCGCGTCCTCGCGCAGGATCGGATTCTCGAGGATCGAAGCCGGCTCGGACTCGGAGCTTGCGTGACCGAACGTGGTTCCCTCCAGGTATCCCTGGGGGCAGGACTCGAGCCAGTTCTGGATCGAATAGGCGGACAGAAAATCGGACATCGGGGAGCCTCCTGCGCCATTGGCGCTGACATCTTTGTCAGTCCCTGTGCAACCTACGTGCCCCTGGCGCAGGGGCGCTGATTCGAATGTTACAGGACATCCGTGCGCACAAATGTCCCGGATCGATGGTGACATTTTGGCGCTTTCGTTGTCCTGCGCCCCGCCGTCAGCCCTCGAATTCCTCTTC encodes:
- a CDS encoding long-chain fatty aldehyde decarbonylase, giving the protein MAGCEPRRPRARRDGAAPGQHGPQGVQDPTRPARTRVPDAGGSVSREVHTLAPDEFLDEVHSFEFWFHSIQGYLADAEYGHRPGTPESELPPDRRERLITVLCNYCIGETAALDGASGLIGFAPNRQAKIFLATQVVDEARHLEVLIHRLAELGVKDPEAEIQRRATRSLQAFRRRLLELVAGKDWEAGIFAQNVILEAMEFAAFQTHARNADPITRELLEGIIKDERRHMGFGENDLGRRLSATPHVRARLQQIKRELDPLVLETFEEMLAELDVPREERPELGRNYLETVERLGFTS